A region of Moorena sp. SIOASIH DNA encodes the following proteins:
- a CDS encoding catalase: MKLFTEYPEKDEQNYYNLVAEQVMLQMDKLYKDQERALRDTHAKTHASVEGNLEIFDFDEQSIKSELAKRTRLTQEQLNGISLKQGLFATPKQYPVQLRFANGRTNVENDYVEDTRSMSVKVIGVEGESFEQSYEPNTQDIIVQNAKIFFIKTIKYYYEFFGSIVESEQAAQKWLRSHPRQLLALAKVTARTPKSLLTERYWSGSAYALGLKPDFDQSQPGLVPVEYPAVIKYAFTPVSCQPPHQSIRYQSRPGIPKLPFINRAKALGLDGSKPDNYYRDELIEQLSKTDALYCWDFGIQFQTNPKMSIDDVTIRWSEKKSPFFTVGRLTVKHQIIDFDKQYDSAENLRFSPWNGLVVHRPVGALNRLRNIVYPIVAKYRYQKRGLNY; encoded by the coding sequence ATGAAGCTATTTACAGAATATCCCGAAAAGGACGAACAAAACTATTACAACCTTGTAGCCGAGCAAGTCATGCTTCAGATGGATAAGCTTTACAAGGATCAGGAACGGGCTTTGCGAGACACCCATGCCAAAACCCACGCCTCGGTGGAGGGAAACCTAGAAATTTTTGATTTTGATGAACAGAGCATTAAAAGCGAACTGGCGAAACGAACTCGGCTTACTCAAGAACAACTCAATGGGATTTCCCTCAAGCAAGGACTTTTTGCGACACCGAAACAATATCCTGTTCAGCTGCGATTTGCCAATGGGCGAACAAATGTTGAAAACGACTATGTCGAAGACACACGCTCAATGTCTGTGAAAGTGATTGGTGTGGAAGGAGAAAGCTTTGAACAAAGCTACGAGCCAAACACTCAAGATATTATTGTTCAAAATGCCAAGATCTTTTTTATCAAAACCATCAAATATTATTATGAATTTTTTGGCTCCATAGTTGAGTCAGAGCAAGCTGCCCAGAAGTGGCTCAGGAGTCATCCCAGGCAATTGCTAGCCTTAGCTAAAGTAACAGCTCGAACCCCAAAGAGTTTATTAACGGAACGGTATTGGAGTGGTTCTGCTTATGCCCTTGGACTCAAACCAGATTTTGATCAGTCTCAACCGGGCCTAGTTCCTGTTGAGTATCCCGCTGTGATCAAATATGCATTTACCCCTGTTTCATGCCAGCCTCCCCATCAAAGCATTCGATATCAGTCCCGACCAGGTATTCCCAAACTTCCCTTCATCAATCGCGCCAAGGCTCTGGGATTGGATGGAAGCAAACCGGACAATTACTATCGAGACGAGCTGATCGAACAACTATCGAAAACCGATGCCCTGTATTGCTGGGACTTTGGCATCCAATTCCAAACCAACCCGAAAATGTCCATTGATGATGTCACAATTCGTTGGAGTGAGAAGAAGTCACCATTTTTTACCGTTGGTCGCCTTACTGTCAAGCATCAGATCATCGATTTTGACAAACAATACGACTCTGCTGAAAACCTGCGATTTTCCCCGTGGAATGGCTTAGTGGTTCATCGTCCTGTGGGAGCTCTCAACCGGCTACGTAATATAGTTTATCCGATTGTGGCTAAGTATCGTTATCAAAAACGGGGACTCAACTACTAG
- a CDS encoding YCF48-related protein has protein sequence MNLRDNGYRWVATPAPLAGRYDDIFFINPNVGWAVNGNGQILKTEDGGGHWKIQEQLQGVYFRCIHMLDEQIGWVGCVTPRKQLYHTSDGGKNWVLVENLPADAPSAVCGLWVLDQENVFASGTNYPERPARFFKTNDGGQSWFVRDMEDVATLLVDIYFKDDQTGWVVGGRSVRPNPRRSDVVPTVLKTTDGGNTWQDMLGDINVPLGEWGWKIQFLDDDPEFGVVACENLKAGAILITEDGGNSWRRQEIRNSNGQMINENLEGIGFLNRQVGWVGGWGDQVFESGRTSETTDGGFTWSDLTPDWPKPDPGYSCPPSPNIGQYINRFRFVSDGSVTVAYASGNTVYKYTNQELHEPTEREVAGNRLLGATELHITADQVLIPLTVPEGATNLSVVLYDRFAGKVRTLLEERNPAEGPRPISWDLRDDSGQKLAPGQFMARVTCDNESESRLIFPERTGDRLALTATTPHVLRED, from the coding sequence ATGAACTTGAGAGACAATGGCTATCGGTGGGTGGCTACACCAGCACCATTGGCCGGTCGTTATGACGATATTTTTTTCATCAATCCTAATGTTGGTTGGGCTGTTAACGGGAATGGACAAATCCTAAAAACCGAAGATGGCGGAGGTCACTGGAAGATCCAAGAACAGTTACAGGGGGTTTACTTTCGCTGCATTCATATGCTGGACGAACAGATCGGTTGGGTTGGTTGCGTAACCCCAAGGAAACAACTCTACCACACCAGTGATGGCGGTAAAAACTGGGTTTTAGTAGAGAACTTGCCAGCCGATGCCCCCTCAGCCGTTTGCGGACTTTGGGTACTTGACCAAGAGAACGTATTCGCATCAGGAACCAACTACCCCGAACGACCGGCACGCTTCTTCAAAACAAATGATGGCGGTCAAAGCTGGTTTGTTAGGGATATGGAAGATGTGGCTACCCTTCTGGTGGATATCTACTTCAAAGATGACCAGACAGGTTGGGTTGTCGGGGGTCGTTCGGTGCGGCCTAACCCCCGTCGTTCTGATGTTGTGCCTACAGTCCTGAAAACAACAGACGGTGGCAACACCTGGCAAGATATGCTCGGAGATATCAATGTTCCATTAGGGGAATGGGGCTGGAAAATCCAATTTTTAGATGACGATCCGGAATTTGGGGTAGTTGCCTGTGAGAATCTGAAGGCAGGGGCGATTTTAATCACTGAAGACGGGGGTAACTCCTGGCGACGACAGGAAATTCGCAACAGCAACGGTCAGATGATTAATGAGAACCTGGAAGGCATTGGTTTTTTGAATCGTCAGGTTGGTTGGGTTGGCGGTTGGGGAGATCAAGTTTTTGAGAGCGGTCGTACTAGCGAGACAACAGATGGCGGTTTCACCTGGAGCGACCTGACCCCCGATTGGCCAAAACCCGATCCGGGCTATTCTTGTCCCCCTAGTCCCAATATAGGTCAATATATCAACCGATTTCGCTTTGTTAGCGACGGGTCTGTCACTGTCGCTTACGCCTCCGGTAACACTGTTTATAAATACACCAATCAAGAATTACACGAGCCAACAGAGAGGGAAGTAGCCGGTAACCGCTTGCTCGGGGCAACGGAACTTCACATCACTGCAGATCAGGTTCTGATTCCCCTCACCGTACCCGAGGGCGCAACAAACTTATCTGTGGTTCTCTATGATCGGTTTGCGGGAAAAGTACGGACGTTGCTAGAGGAACGGAATCCCGCAGAGGGCCCTCGCCCGATCTCCTGGGATTTACGAGATGACAGCGGGCAAAAGTTAGCCCCTGGACAGTTCATGGCGCGCGTCACCTGTGACAACGAATCAGAAAGTCGGCTGATTTTCCCAGAACGCACTGGAGATCGACTCGCCTTAACTGCTACGACTCCCCATGTACTTAGAGAGGACTAA
- a CDS encoding RidA family protein: MTRKIIRTPNAPAPVGPYNQAIAVSGQMIFVAGQIPLDPSTGEIVGGNDVAKQTEQVMANLEAILVAAGAKIPDIVKTTVFLADMNDFATVNQIYAKYFNEEEAPARACVEVSRLPKDVLVEIECIAVI; encoded by the coding sequence ATGACACGAAAGATTATCCGTACCCCCAATGCCCCAGCACCAGTAGGACCATACAATCAAGCGATCGCAGTCAGCGGTCAAATGATTTTTGTAGCTGGTCAAATTCCCCTTGACCCTAGCACCGGTGAAATTGTTGGTGGTAATGATGTAGCCAAGCAGACAGAACAGGTAATGGCTAATCTTGAAGCTATCCTAGTCGCTGCTGGAGCTAAAATCCCAGACATAGTCAAAACCACGGTATTTCTGGCAGATATGAATGATTTTGCGACAGTAAATCAGATCTATGCCAAATACTTTAACGAGGAAGAGGCTCCAGCTCGTGCCTGTGTTGAGGTTTCCCGACTACCTAAGGATGTTTTAGTCGAGATTGAATGTATTGCTGTGATTTAG
- a CDS encoding ferritin-like domain-containing protein translates to MTKTYEIPLEVLVCQPPSEAAIATLELTKLPLSFEIERNPRDEAALLLTVAAEVEHALMVQYLYAAYSVRDDQTNHETKGRVRSLYQRLAQLAREEMGHLMTVQNLLHLIGAPLNFEREDSPFESKLYPFRFKLEPLSKQSLAKYITAERPAEQGDIDDKTWQRLLYIAKIARRANDGRPIQHVGAIYERLIELFGNPEEGLKDQDFHTDRIDLQGTWDDWGYDEGLGSNDKSESRRVYVDTFEGSHPTTLRKEAVKALEIIAEQGEGYGSTVDSHFERFFQLYKDFEKLKNEGVEFVWPVATNPSTTPPRPILGKRNLDDYIRAAFEERGYIANPRARNWGHLFNLRYRLLLAFLIHFLKITGRRYVSSGPDKGDRTPRGLLLLWAFDEMRHLKKIAQKMVRLPLKLYNGVTAGPPFQLPYTLDLPDLERDRWRVHLDVVKASLTLVEKALQDDGSPDQKDPFLEDLQRSDRGRLSILEALAAGQSIPTHARTESFQKVARILEEAVRGFSIDAHSNFWAGINREQFVQLHMFNRPFLRRNEDDCNLTAEGSELVSRLESSSKTGKMPRYRPLVDSSRQEFVREWIDAQAPDNEPPGQIGVHHEREPNLEPLPSWEQFRKSERVGYRSDIRPLFRDFDLETLQRLDGIDLNDVENVRANGEKLRERLNEGSLPYDACWSDELIDLFERWIDSGMEN, encoded by the coding sequence ATGACAAAAACCTATGAGATACCCCTAGAGGTTCTGGTTTGTCAACCTCCATCTGAGGCTGCGATCGCAACCCTCGAACTAACAAAATTGCCCCTGAGTTTTGAGATCGAACGGAACCCGCGAGATGAAGCGGCCTTATTGCTAACGGTCGCAGCCGAAGTGGAACACGCTTTAATGGTTCAGTACCTCTATGCTGCCTATTCCGTGCGCGACGATCAAACAAATCATGAGACAAAGGGACGAGTACGATCGCTCTACCAGCGATTGGCTCAACTAGCACGGGAAGAAATGGGGCATCTGATGACGGTACAGAACTTGCTGCACCTGATTGGCGCTCCCCTAAATTTTGAGCGGGAAGACTCGCCCTTTGAAAGCAAGCTCTATCCATTCCGTTTTAAACTCGAACCCTTATCAAAGCAGTCATTAGCCAAGTATATTACCGCCGAACGGCCTGCCGAACAGGGGGATATTGATGATAAAACATGGCAAAGGCTCCTATATATTGCCAAAATTGCTCGGCGTGCCAATGACGGTCGTCCAATTCAGCATGTGGGAGCGATTTACGAGCGTCTGATAGAACTATTTGGCAATCCAGAAGAGGGACTCAAAGACCAAGACTTTCATACAGACCGAATCGACCTCCAAGGCACCTGGGATGATTGGGGCTATGATGAGGGTCTTGGCAGCAATGATAAGTCTGAGTCTCGACGAGTTTATGTGGATACCTTTGAAGGCTCTCATCCCACCACCTTACGCAAAGAGGCGGTCAAAGCTCTCGAAATCATTGCCGAACAAGGGGAAGGCTATGGCTCTACGGTTGACTCCCATTTTGAGCGATTCTTTCAACTTTACAAAGATTTTGAAAAGTTGAAGAATGAGGGGGTCGAATTTGTCTGGCCAGTGGCAACTAACCCCAGCACCACGCCGCCGCGTCCCATATTGGGGAAACGCAATCTTGATGATTATATCCGTGCTGCCTTTGAGGAACGGGGCTATATTGCCAACCCTCGCGCCCGTAACTGGGGACACCTGTTCAACTTACGCTATCGGTTACTGCTGGCTTTTCTAATCCATTTCTTGAAAATAACGGGTCGTCGCTATGTATCTTCAGGGCCCGATAAAGGCGATCGCACTCCGCGCGGCCTGTTGCTATTGTGGGCCTTCGATGAAATGCGCCATCTGAAGAAAATTGCCCAGAAAATGGTGCGGCTGCCTCTAAAATTATACAATGGGGTGACGGCCGGCCCTCCTTTCCAGTTGCCCTATACCCTCGATCTGCCAGATTTAGAACGGGATCGTTGGCGAGTCCATTTAGATGTGGTCAAGGCTTCATTAACCCTAGTCGAGAAAGCGCTTCAGGATGATGGGAGTCCCGACCAGAAAGACCCCTTTTTGGAGGATTTGCAGAGGTCTGATCGGGGACGGTTGAGCATTTTAGAGGCGTTGGCTGCGGGTCAGTCTATCCCCACCCATGCTCGGACAGAATCTTTCCAAAAGGTGGCTCGCATTCTGGAAGAAGCAGTGCGGGGGTTTTCTATCGATGCCCACAGCAATTTCTGGGCGGGAATCAATCGCGAGCAATTTGTGCAATTGCATATGTTTAATCGGCCTTTTCTCCGTCGCAATGAAGACGACTGCAACCTGACCGCAGAAGGATCGGAACTAGTAAGTCGATTAGAGAGTTCTAGTAAAACTGGCAAAATGCCCCGCTATCGACCGTTAGTAGATAGTTCCAGACAAGAGTTTGTCCGCGAGTGGATTGATGCTCAAGCACCAGATAACGAGCCACCAGGACAGATTGGTGTTCACCACGAACGAGAACCCAACCTTGAGCCCCTGCCATCTTGGGAACAGTTCCGAAAATCTGAGCGGGTGGGGTACAGATCGGATATTAGACCACTCTTTCGAGATTTTGATCTGGAAACACTGCAACGGTTAGACGGTATCGATCTCAATGATGTAGAAAATGTTCGAGCCAATGGGGAAAAGCTTCGAGAACGACTTAACGAAGGTTCTCTCCCTTATGATGCTTGCTGGTCGGACGAGCTAATCGATCTGTTTGAGCGCTGGATAGATAGCGGTATGGAGAATTGA